One window of Botrimarina mediterranea genomic DNA carries:
- a CDS encoding PEP-CTERM sorting domain-containing protein, which produces MRLAILLALVLTAAQAGAATVVIPDSVDFYTDGQAQIGSHQLAVYQESTLNDHTSFFFDSEFDPLTSIPVLKNLGVNLDEGSDWYLVRKGDSFTPQAIASGTFLRLVGPGPTSITSATIDPSYWSNWPIPGVDPFPLQNWQTSFYLGFATSLGFEDFPERDIYGWVELQFYPYPFPSLPPNRLRLLGSATAFDSGGIVIGSLQAVPEPSSLLIAAMGLLACGCRRRTA; this is translated from the coding sequence ATGCGACTGGCCATCCTTCTTGCGCTGGTATTAACTGCTGCCCAGGCAGGCGCCGCGACAGTCGTCATACCCGATTCGGTTGACTTCTACACGGATGGACAAGCCCAGATCGGTAGCCATCAATTAGCGGTCTATCAAGAATCTACCCTGAACGACCATACCTCCTTCTTCTTCGACAGCGAGTTCGATCCACTTACTTCAATTCCTGTTCTCAAGAATCTCGGCGTCAACCTCGACGAAGGGTCTGATTGGTATCTCGTTCGCAAAGGGGATTCTTTTACGCCTCAAGCCATTGCGAGCGGCACTTTTCTTCGGCTAGTAGGGCCGGGCCCCACTTCTATCACAAGCGCCACCATTGATCCGAGTTACTGGTCCAACTGGCCTATCCCCGGAGTTGACCCTTTTCCACTCCAGAACTGGCAAACCAGCTTCTATCTCGGCTTTGCAACTTCTCTGGGCTTCGAGGACTTCCCAGAACGCGATATCTACGGCTGGGTAGAGTTACAGTTTTACCCCTATCCCTTTCCGTCATTGCCGCCCAACCGACTGCGATTGCTTGGCAGCGCCACCGCCTTTGACTCAGGCGGGATCGTCATCGGCTCTCTGCAAGCAGTTCCAGAACCATCGTCTCTGCTGATTGCCGCGATGGGACTGCTGGCCTGCGGTTGCCGGCGACGAACGGCGTAA
- a CDS encoding DUF726 domain-containing protein: MPAPALIAVDSEQTSASRVNIFVHGYRSMASPAEVEAARLRVQRTGVTGASYLFRWMAGSWGDSATFTGLRAAAKAGRIRYALSPMSLLIDAGVIGLHEVAQFKRMERRAEQVGRELPSLIAEIAEGRPVNLIGHSLGARVVHQTLRGAHAADLTISDVVLLAGAADLDAADWEQCVRGIHGTLYNLYSPRDRILRMTPDLRRRIGCRPLPDVVVDGVSKVVNHASADVSHVAHWTQLAELLPKVWTACQATPETEATPAVEP; encoded by the coding sequence ATGCCCGCGCCCGCACTGATCGCCGTTGATTCTGAGCAGACGAGCGCTTCGCGGGTCAACATCTTTGTGCATGGCTATCGCTCGATGGCTTCGCCCGCCGAGGTCGAGGCGGCGCGGTTGCGAGTGCAACGCACCGGGGTTACGGGGGCGAGTTACCTGTTCCGCTGGATGGCGGGGAGCTGGGGCGATTCGGCGACCTTCACGGGACTGCGCGCCGCGGCCAAGGCTGGGCGGATCCGTTACGCGTTGTCGCCGATGTCACTGCTAATCGACGCGGGAGTCATTGGCCTCCACGAGGTGGCGCAGTTCAAAAGGATGGAGCGCCGCGCCGAGCAAGTCGGCCGTGAGCTGCCGTCGCTGATCGCTGAGATCGCCGAAGGCCGGCCGGTGAACTTGATCGGGCACTCGCTCGGCGCGCGGGTCGTGCACCAGACGCTCCGCGGAGCGCACGCGGCCGACCTGACCATTAGCGACGTCGTGCTGCTCGCCGGCGCCGCGGACCTCGACGCGGCCGACTGGGAGCAGTGCGTCCGCGGCATCCACGGCACGCTCTACAACCTCTACTCGCCGCGCGACCGCATCCTGCGGATGACGCCCGACCTGCGGCGGCGGATCGGCTGCCGCCCGCTGCCGGACGTCGTCGTCGACGGCGTGTCGAAGGTCGTCAACCATGCGTCGGCGGACGTGTCGCACGTCGCGCACTGGACGCAACTCGCCGAG
- a CDS encoding PEP-CTERM sorting domain-containing protein, translated as MRLAILSIAIVLAGQAYAAPVVTADTVELNFDTFPVRDVQLTVKQTLAGDFTSFWFDLDVQTHPGTYDIAISNFTVNLDEGSDWYLVREGDIFTNAAIDDWAFVGFGGATQLIDFSYHSGSSLSSPSFYLAFATSEPGTFLPRNVFGWVHLRMPTISTGPSPFFPPLTVEILESATAYGSSGVIVGSLQAVPEPSSLLVGAMGLLGCGCWRRAA; from the coding sequence ATGCGCCTGGCCATCCTATCGATTGCAATCGTCCTTGCCGGGCAGGCGTATGCGGCGCCGGTTGTGACAGCCGACACCGTTGAGTTGAATTTTGATACTTTCCCCGTACGTGATGTTCAACTCACCGTAAAGCAAACACTAGCGGGCGACTTTACTTCGTTTTGGTTCGATCTTGATGTGCAGACACATCCCGGGACCTACGATATCGCGATAAGCAACTTCACCGTCAATCTCGACGAAGGGTCCGATTGGTATCTTGTCAGGGAAGGAGATATCTTCACCAATGCAGCGATTGACGATTGGGCGTTCGTTGGGTTTGGTGGGGCTACTCAGCTGATTGACTTCAGCTACCACTCTGGATCGTCACTCTCAAGCCCCAGCTTCTACTTGGCCTTTGCGACTTCGGAGCCGGGCACTTTCCTTCCTCGCAATGTGTTCGGCTGGGTGCATCTGCGGATGCCAACAATTTCCACCGGACCATCGCCTTTCTTTCCTCCTCTAACGGTAGAGATATTGGAAAGCGCTACGGCATACGGCTCGTCCGGCGTCATCGTCGGCTCGCTGCAAGCAGTTCCGGAACCATCGTCTCTGCTGGTCGGCGCTATGGGACTGCTAGGCTGCGGTTGCTGGCGTCGGGCGGCGTAG